A single genomic interval of Scylla paramamosain isolate STU-SP2022 chromosome 12, ASM3559412v1, whole genome shotgun sequence harbors:
- the LOC135105890 gene encoding G protein-coupled receptor kinase 2-like isoform X4 yields the protein MRGSDSNKGKSKKWRRLLQFPHISQCLDLKSKIDVRYSYVVDQQPIGRLLFRQFCEAVKPVYHKYNIFLDEVETYQVEVDEKRRELAHTIFNKYLQRTSSACHIVGILNESLIVTCKENLDTAGKELFLGCAAEVKLFLANEPFKEFEASMYFHRYLQWKWLESQPVTYKTFRMYRVLGKGGFGEVCACQVRATGKMYACKKLEKKRIKKRKGEAMVLIEKQILQKINSRFVVSLAYAYETKDSLCLVLTIMNGGDLKFHIYNMGGDPGFDQERAIFHSAEVLCGLGHLHTQGIVYRDCKPENILLDDHGHVRISDLGLAVQIPEGEMVRGRVGTVGYMAPEVIDNEKYTFSPDWFSFGCLIYEMIEGQAPFRARKEKVKREEVDRRVKEQQETYSHKFSEEAKLICQQLLKKSARERLGCSRGRQGVAEVKSHAFFKNINWKRLEAGMCEPPFVPDPHAVYAKDVLDIEQFSTVKGVNLDATDDSFYLKFNTGSVSIPWQQEMIDTKCFAELNQFGPNNTPTNDLRLDLPPPEDSKSCFPFRRRVCCSVGGS from the exons ATGA gaGGTTCAGAcagcaataaaggaaagagtaaaaaatggAGAAGATTACTACAATTTCCGCATATATCACAATGTCTAGATTTAAAAAGCAAAATAG ATGTAAGATACAGCTATGTAGTGGATCAGCAGCCCATAGGAAGATTGTTGTTTCGACAGTTTTGTGAAGCTGTAAAACCTGTGTACCATAAGTACAATATTTTCCTAGATGAAGTT GAAACATACCAAGTTGAGGTTGATGAGAAGAGACGAGAGTTGGCACATACCATCTTCAACAAATATCTTCAAAGGACT TCTTCAGCATGTCATATAGTGGGGATCCTGAATGAGTCCTTGATAGTGACTTGTAAGGAAAACCTGGACACTGCAGGGAAGGAGCTGTTCCTTGGTTGTGCAGCAGAAGTCAAGCTCTTCCTGGCTAATGAGCCTTTCAAAGAATTTGAGGCTTCCATGTACTTTCATAGGTATTTACAATGGAAGTGGCTAGAAAG TCAACCTGTAACGTACAAGACCTTCAGGATGTACCGGGTGCTGGGGAAGGGAGGCTTTGGAGAGGTGTGTGCCTGTCAGGTGAGAGCAACAGGCAAGATGTACGCTTGCAAGAAgttggagaaaaagagaataaagaaacgCAAAGGTGAAGCAATGGTGCTCATAGAAAAGCAAATTCTACAAAAAATTAATTCCAGATTTGTT GTTAGTTTAGCATATGCCTATGAGACCAAGGATTCACTGTGTCTGGTGTTGACAATAATGAATGGTGGTGACCTCAAGTTCCACATCTATAATATGGGTGGGGACCCTGGTTTTGACCAGGAGCGAGCCATTTTTCATTCTGCTGAG GTGTTGTGTGGTCTGggacacttacacacacaggGTATTGTATATAGAGATTGTAAGCCGGAGAATATCTTGTTGGATGACCATGGGCATGTCCGAATATCTGACCTTGGCTTAGCTGTCCAGATTCCAGAGGGAGAGATGGTGCGAGGCAGAGTGGGCACGGTGGGCTACATGG CACCGGAAGTTATTGACAATGAAAAGTACACATTTTCTCCTGATTGGTTCAGCTTTGGCTGTCTCATCTATGAGATGATTGAGGGACAAGCACCTTTCAgggcaaggaaagagaag GTGAAGCGAGAAGAAGTAGATCGTAGAGTCAAGGAACAGCAAGAGACTTATTCGCATAAATTTTCTGAGGAAGCCAAGTTAATATGTCAGCAG TTATTGAAAAAGAGTGCACGGGAACGGCTAGGATGCTCAAGGGGAAGGCAGGGAGTAGCAGAGGTAAAATCTCATGCCTTCTTCAAGAACATAAATTGGAAGCGGTTAGAGGCTGGGATGTGTGAACCTCCCTTTGTTCCAGAT cctcaTGCGGTGTATGCAAAAGATGTATTGGACATAGAGCAGTTCAGTACAGTGAAAGGAGTCAATCTTGATGCAACTGATGACTCTTTTTACTTAAAATTCAACACTGGTTCTGTGTCTATCCCTTGGCAACAAGAA ATGATTGACACCAAGTGTTTTGCGGAGCTTAACCAGTTTGGGCCCAACAACACTCCTACTAATGATCTGAGGCTAGACCTGCCTCCACCTGAGGACAGCAAGAGCTGCTTCCCCTTCAGGCGACGGGTATGCTGCAG CGTCGGAGGTAGCTAG
- the LOC135105890 gene encoding G protein-coupled receptor kinase 2-like isoform X2 yields the protein MELENIVANTVYLKAREGGSDSNKGKSKKWRRLLQFPHISQCLDLKSKIDVRYSYVVDQQPIGRLLFRQFCEAVKPVYHKYNIFLDEVETYQVEVDEKRRELAHTIFNKYLQRTSSACHIVGILNESLIVTCKENLDTAGKELFLGCAAEVKLFLANEPFKEFEASMYFHRYLQWKWLESQPVTYKTFRMYRVLGKGGFGEVCACQVRATGKMYACKKLEKKRIKKRKGEAMVLIEKQILQKINSRFVVSLAYAYETKDSLCLVLTIMNGGDLKFHIYNMGGDPGFDQERAIFHSAEVLCGLGHLHTQGIVYRDCKPENILLDDHGHVRISDLGLAVQIPEGEMVRGRVGTVGYMAPEVIDNEKYTFSPDWFSFGCLIYEMIEGQAPFRARKEKVKREEVDRRVKEQQETYSHKFSEEAKLICQQLLKKSARERLGCSRGRQGVAEVKSHAFFKNINWKRLEAGMCEPPFVPDPHAVYAKDVLDIEQFSTVKGVNLDATDDSFYLKFNTGSVSIPWQQEMIDTKCFAELNQFGPNNTPTNDLRLDLPPPEDSKSCFPFRRRVCCRSGV from the exons ATGGAATTAGAAAACATTGTCGCCAACACAGTGTACCTGAAAGCACGGGAAG gaGGTTCAGAcagcaataaaggaaagagtaaaaaatggAGAAGATTACTACAATTTCCGCATATATCACAATGTCTAGATTTAAAAAGCAAAATAG ATGTAAGATACAGCTATGTAGTGGATCAGCAGCCCATAGGAAGATTGTTGTTTCGACAGTTTTGTGAAGCTGTAAAACCTGTGTACCATAAGTACAATATTTTCCTAGATGAAGTT GAAACATACCAAGTTGAGGTTGATGAGAAGAGACGAGAGTTGGCACATACCATCTTCAACAAATATCTTCAAAGGACT TCTTCAGCATGTCATATAGTGGGGATCCTGAATGAGTCCTTGATAGTGACTTGTAAGGAAAACCTGGACACTGCAGGGAAGGAGCTGTTCCTTGGTTGTGCAGCAGAAGTCAAGCTCTTCCTGGCTAATGAGCCTTTCAAAGAATTTGAGGCTTCCATGTACTTTCATAGGTATTTACAATGGAAGTGGCTAGAAAG TCAACCTGTAACGTACAAGACCTTCAGGATGTACCGGGTGCTGGGGAAGGGAGGCTTTGGAGAGGTGTGTGCCTGTCAGGTGAGAGCAACAGGCAAGATGTACGCTTGCAAGAAgttggagaaaaagagaataaagaaacgCAAAGGTGAAGCAATGGTGCTCATAGAAAAGCAAATTCTACAAAAAATTAATTCCAGATTTGTT GTTAGTTTAGCATATGCCTATGAGACCAAGGATTCACTGTGTCTGGTGTTGACAATAATGAATGGTGGTGACCTCAAGTTCCACATCTATAATATGGGTGGGGACCCTGGTTTTGACCAGGAGCGAGCCATTTTTCATTCTGCTGAG GTGTTGTGTGGTCTGggacacttacacacacaggGTATTGTATATAGAGATTGTAAGCCGGAGAATATCTTGTTGGATGACCATGGGCATGTCCGAATATCTGACCTTGGCTTAGCTGTCCAGATTCCAGAGGGAGAGATGGTGCGAGGCAGAGTGGGCACGGTGGGCTACATGG CACCGGAAGTTATTGACAATGAAAAGTACACATTTTCTCCTGATTGGTTCAGCTTTGGCTGTCTCATCTATGAGATGATTGAGGGACAAGCACCTTTCAgggcaaggaaagagaag GTGAAGCGAGAAGAAGTAGATCGTAGAGTCAAGGAACAGCAAGAGACTTATTCGCATAAATTTTCTGAGGAAGCCAAGTTAATATGTCAGCAG TTATTGAAAAAGAGTGCACGGGAACGGCTAGGATGCTCAAGGGGAAGGCAGGGAGTAGCAGAGGTAAAATCTCATGCCTTCTTCAAGAACATAAATTGGAAGCGGTTAGAGGCTGGGATGTGTGAACCTCCCTTTGTTCCAGAT cctcaTGCGGTGTATGCAAAAGATGTATTGGACATAGAGCAGTTCAGTACAGTGAAAGGAGTCAATCTTGATGCAACTGATGACTCTTTTTACTTAAAATTCAACACTGGTTCTGTGTCTATCCCTTGGCAACAAGAA ATGATTGACACCAAGTGTTTTGCGGAGCTTAACCAGTTTGGGCCCAACAACACTCCTACTAATGATCTGAGGCTAGACCTGCCTCCACCTGAGGACAGCAAGAGCTGCTTCCCCTTCAGGCGACGGGTATGCTGCAGGTCTGGTGTTTAG
- the LOC135105890 gene encoding G protein-coupled receptor kinase 2-like isoform X1: MELENIVANTVYLKAREGGSDSNKGKSKKWRRLLQFPHISQCLDLKSKIDVRYSYVVDQQPIGRLLFRQFCEAVKPVYHKYNIFLDEVETYQVEVDEKRRELAHTIFNKYLQRTSSACHIVGILNESLIVTCKENLDTAGKELFLGCAAEVKLFLANEPFKEFEASMYFHRYLQWKWLESQPVTYKTFRMYRVLGKGGFGEVCACQVRATGKMYACKKLEKKRIKKRKGEAMVLIEKQILQKINSRFVVSLAYAYETKDSLCLVLTIMNGGDLKFHIYNMGGDPGFDQERAIFHSAEVLCGLGHLHTQGIVYRDCKPENILLDDHGHVRISDLGLAVQIPEGEMVRGRVGTVGYMAPEVIDNEKYTFSPDWFSFGCLIYEMIEGQAPFRARKEKVKREEVDRRVKEQQETYSHKFSEEAKLICQQLLKKSARERLGCSRGRQGVAEVKSHAFFKNINWKRLEAGMCEPPFVPDPHAVYAKDVLDIEQFSTVKGVNLDATDDSFYLKFNTGSVSIPWQQEMIDTKCFAELNQFGPNNTPTNDLRLDLPPPEDSKSCFPFRRRVCCSVGGS; the protein is encoded by the exons ATGGAATTAGAAAACATTGTCGCCAACACAGTGTACCTGAAAGCACGGGAAG gaGGTTCAGAcagcaataaaggaaagagtaaaaaatggAGAAGATTACTACAATTTCCGCATATATCACAATGTCTAGATTTAAAAAGCAAAATAG ATGTAAGATACAGCTATGTAGTGGATCAGCAGCCCATAGGAAGATTGTTGTTTCGACAGTTTTGTGAAGCTGTAAAACCTGTGTACCATAAGTACAATATTTTCCTAGATGAAGTT GAAACATACCAAGTTGAGGTTGATGAGAAGAGACGAGAGTTGGCACATACCATCTTCAACAAATATCTTCAAAGGACT TCTTCAGCATGTCATATAGTGGGGATCCTGAATGAGTCCTTGATAGTGACTTGTAAGGAAAACCTGGACACTGCAGGGAAGGAGCTGTTCCTTGGTTGTGCAGCAGAAGTCAAGCTCTTCCTGGCTAATGAGCCTTTCAAAGAATTTGAGGCTTCCATGTACTTTCATAGGTATTTACAATGGAAGTGGCTAGAAAG TCAACCTGTAACGTACAAGACCTTCAGGATGTACCGGGTGCTGGGGAAGGGAGGCTTTGGAGAGGTGTGTGCCTGTCAGGTGAGAGCAACAGGCAAGATGTACGCTTGCAAGAAgttggagaaaaagagaataaagaaacgCAAAGGTGAAGCAATGGTGCTCATAGAAAAGCAAATTCTACAAAAAATTAATTCCAGATTTGTT GTTAGTTTAGCATATGCCTATGAGACCAAGGATTCACTGTGTCTGGTGTTGACAATAATGAATGGTGGTGACCTCAAGTTCCACATCTATAATATGGGTGGGGACCCTGGTTTTGACCAGGAGCGAGCCATTTTTCATTCTGCTGAG GTGTTGTGTGGTCTGggacacttacacacacaggGTATTGTATATAGAGATTGTAAGCCGGAGAATATCTTGTTGGATGACCATGGGCATGTCCGAATATCTGACCTTGGCTTAGCTGTCCAGATTCCAGAGGGAGAGATGGTGCGAGGCAGAGTGGGCACGGTGGGCTACATGG CACCGGAAGTTATTGACAATGAAAAGTACACATTTTCTCCTGATTGGTTCAGCTTTGGCTGTCTCATCTATGAGATGATTGAGGGACAAGCACCTTTCAgggcaaggaaagagaag GTGAAGCGAGAAGAAGTAGATCGTAGAGTCAAGGAACAGCAAGAGACTTATTCGCATAAATTTTCTGAGGAAGCCAAGTTAATATGTCAGCAG TTATTGAAAAAGAGTGCACGGGAACGGCTAGGATGCTCAAGGGGAAGGCAGGGAGTAGCAGAGGTAAAATCTCATGCCTTCTTCAAGAACATAAATTGGAAGCGGTTAGAGGCTGGGATGTGTGAACCTCCCTTTGTTCCAGAT cctcaTGCGGTGTATGCAAAAGATGTATTGGACATAGAGCAGTTCAGTACAGTGAAAGGAGTCAATCTTGATGCAACTGATGACTCTTTTTACTTAAAATTCAACACTGGTTCTGTGTCTATCCCTTGGCAACAAGAA ATGATTGACACCAAGTGTTTTGCGGAGCTTAACCAGTTTGGGCCCAACAACACTCCTACTAATGATCTGAGGCTAGACCTGCCTCCACCTGAGGACAGCAAGAGCTGCTTCCCCTTCAGGCGACGGGTATGCTGCAG CGTCGGAGGTAGCTAG
- the LOC135105890 gene encoding G protein-coupled receptor kinase 2-like isoform X3, which translates to MELENIVANTVYLKAREGGSDSNKGKSKKWRRLLQFPHISQCLDLKSKIDVRYSYVVDQQPIGRLLFRQFCEAVKPVYHKYNIFLDEVETYQVEVDEKRRELAHTIFNKYLQRTSSACHIVGILNESLIVTCKENLDTAGKELFLGCAAEVKLFLANEPFKEFEASMYFHRYLQWKWLESQPVTYKTFRMYRVLGKGGFGEVCACQVRATGKMYACKKLEKKRIKKRKGEAMVLIEKQILQKINSRFVVSLAYAYETKDSLCLVLTIMNGGDLKFHIYNMGGDPGFDQERAIFHSAEVLCGLGHLHTQGIVYRDCKPENILLDDHGHVRISDLGLAVQIPEGEMVRGRVGTVGYMAPEVIDNEKYTFSPDWFSFGCLIYEMIEGQAPFRARKEKVKREEVDRRVKEQQETYSHKFSEEAKLICQQLLKKSARERLGCSRGRQGVAEVKSHAFFKNINWKRLEAGMCEPPFVPDPHAVYAKDVLDIEQFSTVKGVNLDATDDSFYLKFNTGSVSIPWQQEMIDTKCFAELNQFGPNNTPTNDLRLDLPPPEDSKSCFPFRRRRRR; encoded by the exons ATGGAATTAGAAAACATTGTCGCCAACACAGTGTACCTGAAAGCACGGGAAG gaGGTTCAGAcagcaataaaggaaagagtaaaaaatggAGAAGATTACTACAATTTCCGCATATATCACAATGTCTAGATTTAAAAAGCAAAATAG ATGTAAGATACAGCTATGTAGTGGATCAGCAGCCCATAGGAAGATTGTTGTTTCGACAGTTTTGTGAAGCTGTAAAACCTGTGTACCATAAGTACAATATTTTCCTAGATGAAGTT GAAACATACCAAGTTGAGGTTGATGAGAAGAGACGAGAGTTGGCACATACCATCTTCAACAAATATCTTCAAAGGACT TCTTCAGCATGTCATATAGTGGGGATCCTGAATGAGTCCTTGATAGTGACTTGTAAGGAAAACCTGGACACTGCAGGGAAGGAGCTGTTCCTTGGTTGTGCAGCAGAAGTCAAGCTCTTCCTGGCTAATGAGCCTTTCAAAGAATTTGAGGCTTCCATGTACTTTCATAGGTATTTACAATGGAAGTGGCTAGAAAG TCAACCTGTAACGTACAAGACCTTCAGGATGTACCGGGTGCTGGGGAAGGGAGGCTTTGGAGAGGTGTGTGCCTGTCAGGTGAGAGCAACAGGCAAGATGTACGCTTGCAAGAAgttggagaaaaagagaataaagaaacgCAAAGGTGAAGCAATGGTGCTCATAGAAAAGCAAATTCTACAAAAAATTAATTCCAGATTTGTT GTTAGTTTAGCATATGCCTATGAGACCAAGGATTCACTGTGTCTGGTGTTGACAATAATGAATGGTGGTGACCTCAAGTTCCACATCTATAATATGGGTGGGGACCCTGGTTTTGACCAGGAGCGAGCCATTTTTCATTCTGCTGAG GTGTTGTGTGGTCTGggacacttacacacacaggGTATTGTATATAGAGATTGTAAGCCGGAGAATATCTTGTTGGATGACCATGGGCATGTCCGAATATCTGACCTTGGCTTAGCTGTCCAGATTCCAGAGGGAGAGATGGTGCGAGGCAGAGTGGGCACGGTGGGCTACATGG CACCGGAAGTTATTGACAATGAAAAGTACACATTTTCTCCTGATTGGTTCAGCTTTGGCTGTCTCATCTATGAGATGATTGAGGGACAAGCACCTTTCAgggcaaggaaagagaag GTGAAGCGAGAAGAAGTAGATCGTAGAGTCAAGGAACAGCAAGAGACTTATTCGCATAAATTTTCTGAGGAAGCCAAGTTAATATGTCAGCAG TTATTGAAAAAGAGTGCACGGGAACGGCTAGGATGCTCAAGGGGAAGGCAGGGAGTAGCAGAGGTAAAATCTCATGCCTTCTTCAAGAACATAAATTGGAAGCGGTTAGAGGCTGGGATGTGTGAACCTCCCTTTGTTCCAGAT cctcaTGCGGTGTATGCAAAAGATGTATTGGACATAGAGCAGTTCAGTACAGTGAAAGGAGTCAATCTTGATGCAACTGATGACTCTTTTTACTTAAAATTCAACACTGGTTCTGTGTCTATCCCTTGGCAACAAGAA ATGATTGACACCAAGTGTTTTGCGGAGCTTAACCAGTTTGGGCCCAACAACACTCCTACTAATGATCTGAGGCTAGACCTGCCTCCACCTGAGGACAGCAAGAGCTGCTTCCCCTTCAGGCGACGG CGTCGGAGGTAG